Genomic window (Chlorocebus sabaeus isolate Y175 chromosome 4, mChlSab1.0.hap1, whole genome shotgun sequence):
GTTCTCTGCAAGGTTTGCTTAGCGTTGTTTCGTTTCGGTTTCTTTTCTCGCTATGTTTTTCTGTCGGAATCACGGTTCGTTTTGGTTCTATGTACTCTCTAAAATTTTGTCGTTTTTCATTTGTCTACGAATCTTCGTGCATTTGCTACTAATGAGTTTCTTGATATCTGACTGGCCTCCGCCCACGGGCTCTGGAGAGCATAAATACCCAGGCTGAGGGTAGTGCAGAAGTCTCTCCCTCCTTGATCAGCGCAGCCGTTGGTTTCCTCCTGGTCTGAGGCTTAAGCGATGGAGCGACATTTTCTTGGCTGTGTGGAGCGGGCTTGGGATTCCGCCGAGGTGGCGCCAGAGCCCGGGTTTCCGCCTATTGTGAGTTCAGAAGATCGTGGGCCGTGGCCTCTCCCTTTGTATCCAGTACTAGGAGAGTACTCACTGGACAGCTGTGATTTGGGACTGCTTTCCAGTCCTTGCTGGCGGCTACCGGGAGTCTACTGGCAAAACGGACTCTTTCCTGGAGTCCAGAGCACCTCGGGACCAAGTACGGCGAGGTCCCCTGAGTTCGGTTGGCCGGGGACACAGAAGCAGCAAGAGGCATCCGTGGAagaggtggggcagggagaggaacCCGACAGACTCACGCTCCAGCAGCTTTCCTGGTGCAGTCCTCCCCATTCCTGGAACAGACAGCAGGACACCGACGTCTCTGACAGCGGGTGCCTTTTGGAACGCcgccatcctcctgccctccATCTGTGGCGCCACCCCCCGGGGGGTTTCTCAGACTGCCTGGAGCGGATTCTTCGCGTTGGTTTTGCCGCGTTCTCTGTACTCTGGGCGTGCTGCCTACGAATCTGTGGAGCTAAGCAGCCTTAGATACCAGCAGGAGGCTTTTTGGATTCTCCTccttgaaaagatgctcagttaCCAAGCGTCTCcacctagaaaataaaaatacattaagatgGGCCTTCATTGCTGGTTGTCAGtttttgaattctcttttttcctgatgtttctttcttgtttcgtGTCGCTTATTactttcagtttccttgtcttttaaacatttatatttattttattaaatatttcacttgTATCTGTTTCAACTTTGAGAAATCTATTTTGTGATTGCAGAGTTCTTAGCAGACCAGACACTTTTCTGTTTGTGTCCACCGCTAGCTGTGCCGTGCACAGTTTCCTTGTCTCGGTGCGGAGCTCTCTCCATCCGAGGCCCTCTGGTGCCGGCGGCGTCGCGGTGGCAGCACACGGCGTTTCCGTTGACTCTTTCGCCGCCGGCGCGGAGCCGGCGGTTTTGCTGTCACAGC
Coding sequences:
- the LOC140711519 gene encoding annexin-2 receptor-like, encoding MERHFLGCVERAWDSAEVAPEPGFPPIVSSEDRGPWPLPLYPVLGEYSLDSCDLGLLSSPCWRLPGVYWQNGLFPGVQSTSGPSTARSPEFGWPGTQKQQEASVEEVGQGEEPDRLTLQQLSWCSPPHSWNRQQDTDVSDSGCLLERRHPPALHLWRHPPGGFSDCLERILRVGFAAFSVLWACCLRICGAKQP